CAGAAGCTGGGGCAGTTTCGTCGATCGCACCCGGCAGTTGGAGCTGGTGTACACCAGAAGCTGGAGGATAAGCCTTATACATTCTCCCGCACCTTATCTGGTGAGCAGCCGGTAGTTGTGGCGATGGAACTGTCTGCGGGTGAGAAGAGCGTATCAGTTAAAGGTGTGTTTGCCGATGGTATCGAACTGACCGATTACTACTCGGGCAAGCGAGCCAAAGTTGAGGATGGCAGGGTGACTTTTGATACCGAGGGAACTGTGCTACTGCTATCTGCTAAATTGCAGTAAATCCAAAAAAGAAAGCCCCGGCAGATAGCACTGCTGGGGCTGTCAGCATCCTTGAAAATGGGATGACTTAATCGTTGTTCATTGTTGTTGTGGTGAACTGGTTACATACCATCACATCAACATCTAACTGGCCAATTACACGCTCGGCAGTATTGCCACGCAGGAATGAACCGGTCTCGCCGTACTGATTCATAGTTCCCATCACGACCAGATCTGCATCGATCTCACGGGCCACCTCCTCAACAACATCACTGGTATAGCCGCGCTTTACGTGAATGCGATGGGTGGGGACACCGGTTTTATCGGCAAGCTTGGCCAAAGCACCGCGATCTGGGTAGAGCATAGAATCCAGGAAGGCGTTTACGAGGTGTAGCTCTGCTCCGTAATGACCTGCGATATAGGTCGCGCGTTCGCTGATCTGGCGATTGAGCTCGCGCTGTTCGAGGGTTTTTGCCTGGTAGTTAACGGTAGCCAATACAACTTTGCGCTCGTCCTTGGCGCCGGGGCGAATCAATACCACTGGGCAGCGCGCTGTTTTCAGGACTCGCCACTTGGACTCGGCGAAGGTAAAGCGACGGCTGTTCTTCGCGTGTACTGGTAGGTAGATCATTTCTGCGTTGCAACGCTTTGATTCCTGCACGATGGCCGCCTGCCAATCACTGGACCAGCAAACAGTGATCTCACAGGAAAGACCAGCTTCTGAGATGGGTTCACGAATTTGTTCACGGAACCACGACTCATCGCGAAATAGGTGGTCGTTTACCGCACGGGTATCCACCGCTTCACCATCAACTGCGACGAATACAGCCAGTCGCGGCTGAGGATTGCGTCCACGTGAAGTAATCAGGGCTCGCTCCAGAGCTACTGCTTCTCATCGTTAGGGTCCACTACAACGAATACGGTGCTTTGCTGCTCCATTTTTTCTCCTCAACTAAGCGTGTTACTGGCCAGTGCGACCTGCAGTTGACCAAGAGGTCTAATCTATCATGATGGGGTGGTCAGCCCGAGTACCTGACTGTCCCATTTGTCGAATTTGGCGCCTATCTCATCGAATAATTTTGTTGCGCATAATGGCGAAGTTGGGGGTGGGGGTATTGAGGTAGATCAAGTTTATAGGTAGCGCGTGCAAGCCCTACTAGAACCAAAATGCGGGTGACCAGAATTCAAAATGTATTCTTGCCTGGTAGCGTTATTGAGAGCTGGTTGGAGTATGTTGGGATTGGAATTACTTAGAGAGTGGGGGGCTAACTACAACACCATAAGTAACTATCGGCTACAGGCTCTTTGAGTTAAGCCGTGATCGGTTCTTTTAGTCTTTCCCAAAGAAACTTACTCGGTGAAGAGGGAGCGCGCACTATACGCGCGTCCCTAGTGCTCAATTCGTAAGGTTTAGACTTCCCGATACTGGTCAATGAGCGCTTTGATATTTTTCTTAAGTACAGCGCCAATATCTCCACCTGCACCGCCCACGGACAGATCACTATCGGCGTGAGCCTTGTATTTAACATCACCGGTTTCGGAGTCCTTAACAGTCAGGACAGAGTCAACGCCTCCCTTTCCTGCGCCAAAGCCAACAGCCCAGCGCAATGCGCGATTTCCGTATTGAACCTTCACATCAAGATCAACGAGCAAAGTCTTGCCTTCAGCTTCATCTAAGGAATTGACGAGTTGATAATCGCTCTCTCTGGCAAATTCCTCGAGTTCACTGCGGGTATGGAGCTCCCAACTTTTCATTTTTTCCTGTAGGGCACTATTGTTTTTGGCTGCACTTTCATTTGAGTACACCCTTACATCTTGTATTAATATATTTTTATAGTCTTCAAAACTTTGCGCTTGAACGTCTGTTTTTACGTGTGCGACACCACATCCGTATAAAGCTGAAAGTGTAACTGCAAGGCAAAACACCTTTATCCCTTTGAAAAATTTCATCCTTTTCCCCTTAATTTGAATATAAAAGCTGAAGCTTCACAGTAGGGATCGAGC
This DNA window, taken from Microbulbifer sp. VAAF005, encodes the following:
- a CDS encoding universal stress protein: MERALITSRGRNPQPRLAVFVAVDGEAVDTRAVNDHLFRDESWFREQIREPISEAGLSCEITVCWSSDWQAAIVQESKRCNAEMIYLPVHAKNSRRFTFAESKWRVLKTARCPVVLIRPGAKDERKVVLATVNYQAKTLEQRELNRQISERATYIAGHYGAELHLVNAFLDSMLYPDRGALAKLADKTGVPTHRIHVKRGYTSDVVEEVAREIDADLVVMGTMNQYGETGSFLRGNTAERVIGQLDVDVMVCNQFTTTTMNND